One window of the Klebsiella sp. WP3-W18-ESBL-02 genome contains the following:
- a CDS encoding DUF905 domain-containing protein translates to MTEPALLPDGPFIRAEANAIADCYQNVAIEDDQQTHFRLVVRDTDGSLIWRDWNFAAGAGQGLNRFIADYGIRKESA, encoded by the coding sequence ATGACCGAACCAGCATTACTACCCGACGGGCCATTTATCCGTGCCGAAGCAAATGCAATTGCCGACTGCTATCAGAATGTTGCCATCGAAGATGATCAGCAGACCCACTTTCGTCTGGTCGTTCGTGATACTGACGGAAGCCTTATCTGGCGGGACTGGAACTTTGCTGCCGGAGCCGGTCAGGGGCTGAACCGCTTTATCGCTGACTACGGCATTCGTAAGGAGTCCGCGTGA
- a CDS encoding inovirus-type Gp2 protein, translating into MMKSIPVTNANHPTSPHLESCLHRHVDNLFNKFSKLILLRIDFAYLSYSPEFTQQDVHGLCADMVQLENALNNIHGIAGYLWVAEYGDNHRHHVHSAIFINAQLRNKAWPVFQEIAECWQRITDAEGYAHRCTPQRHYKVRGEEVTEYNDDEGINSMKYILSYLAKTEQKPDGINIRFSTIPDRTRRGRPRTHLWK; encoded by the coding sequence ATGATGAAATCAATCCCAGTTACAAACGCTAATCACCCAACATCCCCTCATCTGGAAAGCTGCCTGCACCGGCATGTAGATAACCTCTTCAACAAATTCTCCAAACTAATTCTGCTCAGAATCGATTTTGCCTATCTGAGTTACTCGCCTGAGTTTACTCAGCAGGATGTTCATGGCCTGTGTGCTGATATGGTTCAACTGGAGAACGCATTAAACAATATCCACGGTATCGCGGGTTATCTCTGGGTCGCTGAATATGGGGATAATCACCGACACCATGTACATAGTGCAATATTCATTAATGCTCAGTTACGCAATAAAGCCTGGCCGGTCTTTCAGGAGATTGCTGAGTGCTGGCAGCGTATTACCGATGCAGAGGGTTATGCTCATCGATGTACGCCACAGCGCCATTATAAAGTCAGAGGGGAAGAAGTAACTGAATACAATGACGATGAGGGGATAAACTCTATGAAATACATTCTCAGCTATCTGGCGAAGACTGAGCAAAAACCTGATGGAATAAATATCCGGTTTAGCACTATTCCAGATAGAACCCGCAGGGGAAGGCCAAGAACCCATCTCTGGAAGTGA
- a CDS encoding helix-turn-helix transcriptional regulator has product MTSLPNTLLSDQLVDMKFITTFTGLTDKWFYKLIQDGGFPKPIKLGRSSRWLKSEVENWLQQQIEKSRG; this is encoded by the coding sequence ATGACCAGCTTGCCAAATACATTATTAAGCGATCAATTAGTCGATATGAAATTCATCACTACATTTACCGGCTTGACGGATAAGTGGTTTTATAAACTTATCCAGGACGGGGGATTTCCAAAGCCGATTAAATTAGGCCGGTCTTCACGCTGGCTGAAAAGTGAAGTGGAAAACTGGCTGCAACAGCAGATAGAAAAATCCCGTGGATAA